In the genome of Qipengyuania seohaensis, one region contains:
- the pgeF gene encoding peptidoglycan editing factor PgeF, with the protein MQSDRLEIAHGFLTGPQSDRRELDRIGGDAPTALLKQVHSADCIVVGIDFDFESRPEADAMVTKVPQIRLAIVTADCAPVLLQDADAGVIGAAHAGWRGAHGGVLENTVAAMEALGARPARIAAVIGPCIAQANYEVDDAFRAKFERGEHRFFEAGREGHWQFDLEGYAAWRLSLAGVEDIDRLSLDTYANESEFYSYRRATHRREPTEGRQFSAICLTE; encoded by the coding sequence GTGCAATCGGATCGACTCGAGATTGCCCATGGGTTCCTGACCGGTCCCCAATCGGACAGGCGAGAGCTGGACCGGATAGGGGGCGATGCGCCGACAGCGTTGCTCAAGCAGGTGCATTCTGCAGACTGCATAGTCGTGGGAATCGATTTCGATTTCGAGAGCCGGCCCGAGGCGGATGCGATGGTGACCAAAGTGCCGCAGATTCGCCTGGCGATCGTTACCGCCGACTGTGCGCCGGTTTTGCTTCAAGATGCCGACGCGGGGGTGATCGGTGCGGCCCACGCCGGCTGGCGCGGTGCGCATGGCGGTGTCCTCGAGAACACCGTCGCGGCGATGGAGGCACTCGGCGCCCGGCCAGCTCGCATTGCCGCCGTGATCGGTCCGTGCATCGCACAGGCCAATTATGAGGTAGACGACGCTTTCCGGGCGAAGTTCGAAAGGGGCGAGCACCGCTTTTTCGAGGCCGGTCGTGAAGGTCACTGGCAGTTCGATTTGGAGGGCTATGCGGCGTGGCGTTTGTCGCTCGCAGGGGTGGAGGATATCGATCGCCTATCGCTCGATACCTATGCGAACGAATCGGAGTTTTACTCCTACCGACGGGCCACGCACCGCAGGGAGCCAACCGAGGGTCGCCAGTTCAGCGCAATCTGCCTGACCGAATAG
- the petA gene encoding ubiquinol-cytochrome c reductase iron-sulfur subunit, whose product MADTTATASTETVAQTDDGIRRRDFLDIAAIGAAGVGGLAVVYPLVTQMAPSKDVLAASSTEVDVSSIEPGQAIKAVFRKQPLFVKRLTDAEIAAANATPAGSLRDPQSLEDRTKEGHRDILVTMGVCTHLGCVPLGAAEGEVKGEYGGYFCPCHGSHYDTAGRIRKGPAPTNLEVPEYEFTSDTVIQVG is encoded by the coding sequence ATGGCAGACACAACTGCAACCGCTTCCACTGAAACCGTAGCACAGACCGATGACGGAATCCGTCGTCGCGACTTCCTCGACATCGCCGCGATCGGCGCTGCCGGCGTCGGCGGTCTCGCCGTGGTTTATCCGCTGGTTACCCAAATGGCTCCGTCCAAGGATGTCCTGGCAGCCAGCTCGACCGAAGTAGACGTTTCCAGCATCGAGCCGGGCCAAGCCATCAAGGCGGTCTTCCGCAAGCAGCCGCTGTTCGTGAAGCGCCTCACCGATGCGGAAATCGCCGCGGCAAATGCCACGCCTGCGGGTTCGCTTCGTGATCCCCAAAGCCTTGAGGACCGCACCAAGGAAGGTCACCGCGACATTCTGGTCACAATGGGCGTCTGCACCCACCTCGGCTGTGTGCCGTTGGGCGCTGCGGAAGGCGAAGTGAAAGGTGAATACGGCGGCTATTTCTGCCCCTGCCACGGTTCGCACTACGATACTGCCGGCCGTATCAGGAAGGGTCCGGCCCCGACGAACCTCGAAGTGCCGGAGTACGAGTTTACCTCGGACACGGTAATCCAGGTCGGTTGA
- a CDS encoding cytochrome b: MSFPWAREYQPSNGFTRFLDEKLPLPRLVYNAVGAGYPVPRNLSYFWNFGVLAGFFLVLQIVTGVVLAMHYAANAQVAFATTEHIMRNVNWGWMMRYAHANGASFFFIVVYMHIFRGLFYSSYKAPREMIWLLGVVIFLLMMATAFMGYVLPWGQMSFWGAKVITGLFGAIPLVGEPIQIWLLGGFAPDNAALNRFFSLHFLLPFVIAGVVILHIWALHIPGSSNPTGVEVKSESDTVPFHPYYTAKDGFGLGVVLLAYFAMVFFLPNALGHPDNYIEANPLSTPAHIVPEWYFWPFYAILRAFTVDFILPAKLWGVIAMFASILLWFFLPWLDKSPVRSGHYRPLFRKFFWFGLIPTMIVLFICGGAPAEEPYVMLSQIATAYYFLHFLVILPIISSVEKPEPLPYSITEAVLGSDKKAVLGENTTPAV; encoded by the coding sequence ATGAGCTTTCCCTGGGCACGCGAATATCAGCCGAGCAACGGCTTCACCCGCTTCCTCGACGAGAAGCTGCCGCTTCCGCGCCTCGTCTATAATGCCGTCGGTGCCGGTTATCCGGTCCCGCGCAACCTTTCCTATTTCTGGAATTTCGGCGTTCTCGCCGGGTTCTTCCTCGTGCTGCAGATCGTCACCGGCGTCGTGCTGGCGATGCACTATGCTGCAAACGCCCAGGTCGCTTTCGCGACGACCGAGCACATCATGCGCAACGTCAATTGGGGCTGGATGATGCGCTACGCCCACGCAAACGGGGCGAGCTTCTTCTTCATCGTCGTCTACATGCACATCTTCCGCGGCCTGTTCTATTCGAGCTACAAGGCTCCGCGCGAGATGATCTGGCTGCTCGGCGTCGTCATCTTCCTGCTCATGATGGCTACCGCCTTCATGGGTTACGTCCTTCCCTGGGGCCAGATGAGCTTCTGGGGTGCCAAGGTCATTACCGGTCTGTTCGGCGCAATCCCGCTGGTCGGTGAACCGATCCAGATCTGGCTACTCGGCGGTTTCGCTCCCGACAACGCCGCTCTGAACCGCTTCTTCTCGCTGCATTTCCTGCTGCCCTTCGTCATCGCCGGTGTGGTCATCCTCCACATCTGGGCGCTGCACATCCCGGGTTCCTCGAACCCGACGGGCGTCGAGGTGAAGAGCGAAAGCGACACGGTTCCGTTCCACCCGTATTACACGGCGAAGGATGGTTTCGGCCTCGGCGTCGTGCTGCTGGCTTACTTCGCGATGGTCTTCTTCCTGCCCAACGCGCTCGGTCACCCGGACAACTACATCGAAGCCAACCCGCTTTCGACGCCGGCGCACATCGTTCCGGAATGGTATTTCTGGCCGTTCTACGCGATCCTGCGTGCCTTCACTGTCGACTTCATCCTTCCGGCAAAGCTGTGGGGTGTGATCGCGATGTTCGCATCGATCCTGCTGTGGTTCTTCCTGCCCTGGCTGGACAAGTCGCCGGTTCGCAGCGGCCACTACCGTCCGCTGTTCCGCAAGTTCTTCTGGTTCGGCCTGATCCCGACGATGATCGTCCTGTTCATCTGCGGCGGCGCTCCGGCCGAGGAGCCTTATGTGATGCTCAGCCAGATCGCCACGGCGTACTACTTCCTGCACTTCCTGGTGATTCTGCCGATCATCAGCAGTGTCGAAAAGCCCGAACCCTTGCCTTATTCGATCACCGAGGCGGTGCTCGGTTCGGACAAGAAGGCCGTGCTCGGCGAAAACACGACGCCGGCCGTCTAA
- a CDS encoding cytochrome c1 — translation MTKLLSVRLVAILVGLGFAFVALFAFVIGAYNAATEEAAGHVPYEKPQDIAFSFDGPFGKWDKAQLQRGLKVYDEVCSACHSLKFVAFRNLEELGYDEGQVKAYAASKQVPGIDPNTGEAAMRPGLPTDYFPSPYPNAVAAAAANNNAIPPDLSLITKARGDGTNYVASLLMGYQAPSEELLAEHPEAAPGPGLHHNPYFPNLNLAMAPPLTTDGQVTYDDGTEATIEQMSKDVAAFLTWTAEPTLVKRKQTGWPVLIFLLFATILAYMSKQQIWAAVKPKKD, via the coding sequence ATGACCAAACTTCTCAGCGTCCGCCTCGTAGCCATCCTGGTTGGCCTCGGCTTCGCATTTGTTGCCCTCTTCGCTTTCGTCATCGGCGCCTATAACGCCGCAACGGAAGAGGCCGCCGGCCACGTGCCTTACGAAAAGCCGCAGGACATCGCGTTCTCGTTCGACGGGCCTTTCGGCAAGTGGGACAAGGCGCAGCTCCAGCGCGGCCTCAAGGTCTACGACGAAGTCTGCTCGGCATGTCACAGCCTCAAGTTCGTGGCTTTCCGCAACCTCGAAGAACTCGGCTACGACGAAGGTCAGGTGAAAGCCTACGCAGCCTCCAAGCAGGTGCCGGGGATCGACCCTAACACGGGTGAAGCTGCGATGCGTCCGGGGCTGCCGACCGATTACTTCCCGTCGCCTTATCCCAACGCCGTGGCCGCTGCCGCTGCCAACAACAATGCGATCCCGCCGGACCTTTCGCTGATCACGAAGGCACGCGGTGACGGCACGAACTACGTTGCCTCGCTGCTGATGGGCTACCAGGCGCCTTCGGAAGAGCTCCTTGCAGAACATCCCGAAGCAGCTCCGGGGCCGGGCCTGCACCACAATCCGTACTTCCCGAACCTCAACCTCGCGATGGCACCGCCGCTCACGACCGACGGCCAGGTGACCTACGACGACGGGACCGAAGCGACGATCGAGCAGATGTCGAAAGACGTCGCCGCTTTCCTCACTTGGACGGCCGAGCCGACCCTCGTGAAGCGCAAGCAGACCGGTTGGCCGGTGCTCATCTTCCTCCTGTTCGCGACGATCCTCGCTTACATGTCGAAGCAACAGATCTGGGCGGCAGTGAAGCCCAAGAAAGACTGA
- a CDS encoding adenine phosphoribosyltransferase: protein MSPEELKSLVRTIPDFPKSGIQFRDITTLIGHGEGFRASVDWLAAQVSRAPVDAIAGMEARGFIFGAAVAAALGKPFIPIRKPGKLPIDTIGVDYALEYGSDRLEMDPEAVANGSYVAIVDDLLATGGTACAATELLRKAGAQVTAASFIIDLPDLGGAKKLRECSVAVSSLMQFDGD, encoded by the coding sequence ATGTCACCTGAAGAACTGAAGTCGCTTGTGCGAACGATTCCCGATTTCCCGAAGTCCGGTATCCAGTTCCGCGACATCACGACCCTGATCGGACATGGCGAAGGCTTCCGCGCAAGCGTCGACTGGCTCGCGGCGCAGGTTTCCAGGGCGCCCGTCGATGCGATCGCGGGCATGGAGGCGCGTGGCTTCATATTCGGAGCCGCGGTCGCAGCGGCCCTCGGCAAGCCGTTCATTCCCATCCGCAAGCCTGGCAAGTTGCCCATCGACACCATCGGCGTCGACTACGCGCTGGAATACGGCAGCGACCGGCTGGAGATGGATCCTGAAGCGGTTGCAAATGGGTCCTATGTGGCCATCGTCGACGATCTGCTGGCCACCGGCGGCACCGCCTGCGCGGCAACGGAGCTGCTTCGCAAAGCTGGCGCTCAGGTCACGGCGGCGAGCTTCATAATCGACCTGCCCGACCTCGGCGGGGCGAAGAAGCTTCGCGAATGTAGCGTCGCAGTGTCGTCTCTCATGCAATTTGACGGCGACTAG
- a CDS encoding cation:proton antiporter, protein MEQTLVIALVGILGIGAQWIAWRTGWPAIVLMLAAGFLAGPVLGIFDPEHAFGELLEPMVAIGVALILFEGGLSLDFRELRHTGSAVMRLATVGVAIGWLLGALAGIYIAGLAPEVAILFGGILVVTGPTVVIPLLRQSSIKSRPASILKWEAIVNDPTGALCAVIAYEYFRKIAEQPNATLFEVVPPLIIAAIIAGLIGYIAALAIAWAFPRGAVPEYLKVPVLLTAVVGVFVLSNLIEHEAGLVAVTVMGVALANMNVSSLRSIHPFKENIAVLLVSGIFILLSASLSIEDIRYINWPIALFLLALLFLVRPATILISLLGTNIPWNERLFLAWIAPRGIVLVAISGLFALRLSDLGFTDGNLLIGLSFAVVVVTIVAHGFTVDWVAKLLKVKGATRPGILIVGSTPWTIALAEQVQEMKAPVLIVDSSWQRLALARQKGIPFYHGEILNEATEHNLELAPYQNLVAATENEAYNALVCNEFAHEIGRDAVFQLGEAAQSDNKHSLPESLRGRALFESGFGVEDVSERQRQGWVFRKTKLSDEFDFEDAQERLPDAANMLLLIRRGGIIRFFTHASRPEPRAGDTILSYLPPQRRTAEENAARKKSGRKQGIEPA, encoded by the coding sequence ATGGAACAGACACTTGTCATAGCCTTGGTGGGCATTCTGGGTATCGGCGCGCAATGGATTGCGTGGCGGACCGGTTGGCCCGCCATCGTCCTCATGCTTGCTGCCGGTTTTCTGGCGGGGCCGGTGCTCGGCATCTTCGATCCCGAGCATGCTTTCGGCGAATTGCTTGAACCGATGGTGGCGATCGGGGTCGCACTGATCCTTTTCGAAGGCGGACTGAGCCTCGATTTCCGCGAGCTGCGTCATACCGGCAGCGCGGTCATGCGCCTCGCAACCGTTGGGGTCGCGATCGGTTGGCTCTTGGGCGCGCTAGCTGGCATCTACATCGCGGGTCTGGCTCCGGAAGTGGCGATCCTGTTCGGCGGGATCCTCGTGGTTACCGGCCCTACTGTGGTCATCCCGCTGCTCCGGCAGAGCTCGATCAAGTCGCGCCCCGCTTCGATCCTGAAGTGGGAGGCGATCGTGAACGATCCCACCGGCGCGCTGTGCGCCGTGATCGCCTACGAATATTTCCGCAAGATCGCCGAGCAGCCCAATGCGACACTTTTCGAGGTCGTGCCGCCCCTGATTATCGCCGCGATCATTGCCGGCCTGATCGGCTACATCGCCGCGCTGGCAATAGCCTGGGCGTTTCCGCGCGGCGCGGTTCCTGAATACCTAAAAGTGCCCGTCCTGCTGACCGCCGTGGTGGGCGTGTTCGTACTATCGAACCTGATAGAGCATGAAGCCGGTCTTGTAGCCGTAACGGTCATGGGTGTAGCCCTGGCGAACATGAATGTGTCGAGCCTGCGCTCCATCCATCCGTTCAAGGAGAACATCGCGGTCCTGCTGGTCTCGGGCATCTTTATTTTGCTCTCGGCATCGCTCAGTATCGAGGACATTCGCTACATCAACTGGCCCATTGCCCTGTTCCTGCTTGCGCTGCTGTTCCTCGTCCGCCCCGCGACGATCCTGATCAGCCTGCTGGGCACGAACATCCCCTGGAACGAGCGCTTGTTTCTCGCTTGGATCGCCCCGCGCGGTATCGTCCTGGTCGCAATTTCCGGCTTGTTTGCGCTACGCCTGTCGGACCTCGGGTTCACCGATGGCAATTTGCTGATCGGCCTGAGCTTCGCGGTAGTCGTGGTTACCATCGTGGCCCATGGCTTCACCGTCGACTGGGTTGCCAAGTTGCTCAAGGTGAAGGGCGCGACCCGTCCTGGCATCCTGATCGTCGGCAGCACGCCGTGGACCATCGCCCTGGCGGAACAGGTACAGGAGATGAAGGCTCCGGTCCTCATCGTGGACTCCAGCTGGCAACGCCTCGCCCTGGCCCGCCAGAAAGGCATACCTTTCTATCACGGCGAAATCCTCAACGAGGCGACCGAGCACAATCTGGAACTGGCGCCCTACCAGAACCTCGTCGCGGCGACGGAGAACGAGGCTTACAACGCGCTCGTCTGCAATGAATTCGCGCATGAGATCGGACGCGACGCGGTATTCCAGCTGGGCGAGGCCGCGCAATCGGACAACAAGCATTCTTTGCCCGAAAGCCTTCGCGGTCGTGCGCTGTTTGAGTCGGGCTTCGGGGTGGAGGACGTCTCGGAACGCCAGCGTCAGGGCTGGGTCTTCCGCAAAACGAAGCTGTCCGACGAATTCGACTTCGAGGATGCTCAAGAGCGTTTGCCCGATGCAGCCAACATGCTGCTGCTGATCCGCAGGGGCGGGATTATTCGCTTCTTCACGCACGCATCGCGGCCCGAACCGCGCGCAGGCGACACGATCTTGAGTTACTTGCCGCCCCAACGCCGCACGGCCGAGGAAAATGCGGCCCGCAAGAAATCTGGACGTAAGCAGGGGATAGAACCGGCATGA
- a CDS encoding OmpA family protein, translated as MTRTRTNWAGMACLTIAAMGLQACGREEAPDPAPTESDGPRSIFEKEGTGPAGGPPAAVLPPLETTLGFPDGTSELTEAARAELATILKSAQMGAGGRIVLGGHSDSDGSDQANETASRERAEAVRDFLIENGVDEERIEIIAFGEQNPVEPNALPDGASNEEGRAANRRVEVTIETAIIDTEETRAPTLIESITQGDEAGAEESSANSE; from the coding sequence ATGACCCGGACGAGGACAAACTGGGCGGGAATGGCCTGCCTGACGATCGCGGCGATGGGGCTGCAGGCCTGCGGGCGCGAAGAAGCTCCTGATCCCGCACCGACCGAGAGCGATGGCCCGCGCTCCATCTTCGAGAAGGAAGGGACAGGCCCCGCCGGCGGGCCTCCCGCAGCCGTCCTGCCTCCGCTGGAAACGACGCTGGGCTTTCCCGACGGGACGAGCGAATTGACGGAGGCGGCCCGCGCGGAGCTGGCTACCATCCTCAAGTCCGCCCAGATGGGTGCGGGTGGTCGCATCGTCCTTGGCGGACATTCCGACAGCGATGGCAGTGATCAGGCGAACGAGACAGCGTCTCGCGAACGCGCAGAAGCCGTGCGCGACTTCCTCATCGAAAACGGTGTCGACGAAGAGCGAATCGAGATCATCGCTTTCGGAGAACAGAATCCGGTCGAGCCTAATGCCCTCCCCGATGGCGCATCCAATGAAGAGGGACGCGCAGCGAACCGCAGGGTCGAGGTGACGATCGAAACCGCGATTATCGACACCGAAGAAACCCGCGCACCCACCTTGATCGAATCGATCACGCAGGGTGATGAGGCGGGCGCCGAAGAAAGCAGCGCGAACAGCGAATGA